GCCGGATCTGGTTGATCACGGCCAGGTCGCGGTCGTCGTTGGCCTTGATGACGTTGCCCTGGGTGACCAGGATGTGGCCCACGCGGCCGTCGATGGGCGAGGAGATCAGGGTGTAGGAGAGGTCCAGCTCCCGGCTCTCCAGCTCGGCCTGGTTCAGGCGGATGGTGGCGGCCAGGGACTTGGCGTTGGCCTCGGTCTGCTCGTACTGCTCCCGGCTGATGACGTTCTTCTCGATGAGCCCGGAATACCGCCGAAGGTCATCGGCGGCTTTCTTGAGCAGCGCCTGGTCGCGCTCCAGCTTGGCCCGGGCCTCGCGCACGGCGGCCTCGTAGGGCCTGGGATCGATGCGGAAAAGCGGGTCGCCCTGGCGCACGTCCTGGCCGTCGCGCACGAACTGCTCCAGGATCTGGCCGCCCAGGCGGGTCTTGATGGCCACGGAGGCGTAGGCCTCCACCGACCCCACGGCCTTGAGCTCCACGGGCATCGTGCGCTTCTCGGCCGTGGCCGTGGACACCGGCACGGGTTTCTTGCCCTTCTCCTCCTTGCCGCCGCATCCCGGCAACAGGAGCAGGCTCGAGAGGGTCAGCGGGAGCAGAAGGCGGAAGAGGAGGCGGGCCGGATGAAGCGGCCTCGTGAGGAGCAAGAGGGTGATCACGATCGTCCTCCCGCGCTGTCGGCGCGGCGGTAATTTTCGATGGCCGCCAGGGAGAAGGCCAGAATGTGGTCCGCCAATTCCTCCAGCCCCTGGCGGTCGAAGCGGAGCGAGGGATCGATGCGACGAACCACCTCGCTGGAACGAAAGAAATGCTGACACTGGGCCGCGACGCTCAGGCCGCAAAAGAGCACCGCGCGATCGTCCAGGCCGGGACCACCCAATTCGCGGACCCTCTCCTGGAGCAGCTTGGACATGGGACGGATGGCCCGCTGGACGAGCTGGTCCAGGGCCTCGGTGGGCTCGTACATCTCGCGGGTCAGCAGCATGCCGAACCAGGAGCCCCGACCCGAGCCGTGCAGACGGAAGACGAAGGAGCGGATGAAGGCCCGCAGGCGCTCCGCGGGCGGAAAGTCGGGGCCGGGATCGGGCGGGTGGTCGCGGATGCTCTCCTCGAAGGCCGCCTGCAGGACTTCCTCGTAGAGACGCCGCTTGTTCCCGAAGTGATACTTCACCGAGGCCACGTTGGCTTCGGCCCGAGCGCAGATCTCGCGCACGGTGGCCGCGCGGAATCCCTTGCGCGAGATGATTTCCCCGGCGGCGCGCAGAAGCCGCTGGCGGGTTCCGTCCTGAGTCATGCCGCACCCCCTCCCCCTCCGACGGGCAGGTTGAAACAGTTGTTTATGGCGCTGAACAGCGGCTGTCAAAGGATTTCTCGGTGGGACGGCGCAGAAAGCCGACCGCCGGGGAAGCGTTTCACAGGCGGAGTTTCCGCCAGGAAACGGCGGCGCGGAGGATCCGCGCCGCCGGGACAGGCGGATCAGGACTTCTTGAAGATGATCAGGGGGCAGTTCTTGCAGACGTCGGCGCCCGGGAAGTGGTCGCCGGGACGGGTGATGGCGCCGCTGCCCAGCTCACGCTTGCGGGTCAGCAGACGTTCCACCGTGGGCGCGAGGGCCTCGCCCTGAAGCACGAAGTTGATCTCCCCGCGCTCGGTCTTGCCCGCGTTGTACGAACCCGAGCAGGCGGGCAGGAGGTTGGCGCTCTTCTCCAAATAGGAATAGACGTTGCCGCCGCAGGCCGAGGAGTTCATGGTGATGTTCGAGCGCAACGGGTGCTGGTCCATGGCCGCCATGTAGTCCACGCAGAGATGGTAGGCCTGCATGTTGTCGCAGTAGAAATGCACCGTGGACGGCGGCAGGGTGGCCTCGCCCAGGGGGCCCACGGAGACGGCCTTGAGCGCGCCCAGGGGCAGGCGGGTCTTGGAGCGCACGAAACGCTCGGCCTGCTCGGCGTCACGGCAGTACTTGAGGTGGCTCTTGATCTCGTTCTCGTCGATGTCCTTCCAGCCGAAGCCGACCAGGGCGTTGGAGCAGCCCAACGTCTCCTTGGCGCCGAGCACGGTCTGGCCCTTCATTCGCGCGGCGATCTCCCACTGGCAGAAGGTCATGGGTTTCACCGGCACGTAGAACTCGGTCTCGGCCTTGAAGCGCTCCAGTTCGGCGTCGTCGAAGAAGAAGTGCACGGCCACGGGGTAGTGATAGAGCCGCAGCTCCTCCATGAGCACGCGCTGCATGTCCTGGTACGAAAGCGTCATCGTCATCCTCCTTGTGCGTGTTTCCATGCGGCTGAAAGTTTCACTTTCCTTCAAGGCCATTGGTATGAAACAAGACAGGAGGTCAAGAAAAATCGTCCATTGTGAAAAGAAAGACGCGACATCATGCTTTTCTGCTCATTTCTCCCTTTGAACAGGATACGACATTGTGCGAAACAGAACGATTCGGCACGAAAATGATCGTTTCACGAAGTGTCACGCCGCATCAGCAACTCGTGACATCAGCATGTCGAACCACACCCCCGACTTTCGCCGGGATGGTCTTGACAGCTGGTGAAATCCGGTTTATCTGCCATCTCAACAGTCGAAGGGGAGTAGCTCTTTCGGACAAGGTCAACAATACTGGCGCCGCTTTCGGCGCTTGGCCTTGTCGTCGGTGACCTACCGATGAGCCAGACCTTCCGCGTGAGCGATCATGCTGGAGGTCTCTTTTTTTTGGAACCTCCAGCCAAAACAGACCTGGAGGCTTCCATGCGACACGACACGCTTTCCCCCATCCCCCCCACAAACGACGGATCATTCCGTACGGCTCCCGCACGCAGCGGGGCCGCGCTTTTCGCGCGCCGCTTCTTCGCCGCGCTGCTGGCGGCGGCCGTGCTCTTCGCGTCCTTCGACCATGCCGAGGCCAAGCGCCTCGGAGGCGGGCGCTCCTTCGGCGGCGGGGGCTCCTACTCCAAGCCCTACAACAAGCCCACTCCCCCGCCCAACCAACAGGGTGCGCCCACCCAACGACAGGACAACGCGGGTCAGAACCAGCAGGCCGCCCCGGGCCAGCAGGCCGGCAAGGCCGGCGGCGGGCTCTCTCGCTTCGGCGGCATCGGCGGCATGATCGGCGGCCTGCTCATGGGCGGCATGATCGGCTCGCTCCTGTTCGGCGGCGGTTTCGGCGGCGGCTTCGGCCTCCTGGAAATGCTCCTGGTGGGCGTGGGTATTTACATGCTCATGAAGTTCTTCCGCTCGCGCCGCGCGGCCCAGGAGCAGCGGACCGCGCCCATCGGCGGCGAGCGCTTCGCCTATGCCTCCGGCCCGGCCGCTTCCGACCCCGCCGACGTCCGCGACAACGCCGACGGCTGGGGTTCGTTGCGCGCGGGTTCCTCCCGGCAGGACGCGACCGTCCCCACCGGCCCGGTCATGCCCGAGGGCGTGGACGAGGCCGAGTTCATCGCCGGGGCCAAGGCCCTCTACTCCCGCCTGCAAGCGTCCTGGGACAAGCGCGACCTGGAGGACATCCGCTCCTTCACCACCCCCGAGGTCTTCGAGGAGATCGCCCGCCAGGCCCAGGAGGATCCGAATCCCGGCAAGACCGACGTGCTCATGGTCGAGGCCCGGGTGGTCGAGGTGGAACGCGAGGGGAGTCACACGGTGATGACCGTGCTCTTCGACGCCCTGCTGCGCGAGGACCAGGCCGCCTCCATGCCCGGCCAGGCCCGCGAGGTCTGGCGCATCCGCCGCGACGAGTCCTCGGCCAAGCCCGAATGGCTTCTCGACGGCATCCAGCAGCTTGAGAACTGAGTGCCCGTTCGTGACCCGGGCCGGGAAAATCCCGGTCCGGGTTTCATTCCGACGGACAACCATGATATGACGGAGCGATGATGAGCACCGCCTGGATGTGGATCGGCTTCAACCTGCTGGTTCTGGCCCTGCTGGCCCTGGACCTCGGCGTCCTGCACCGGGGCGGCCGCGAGATCGGGGTGCGCGAATCCCTGCTGCTCAGCCTGGGCTACGTGATCCTGGCCCTGGCCTTCGGCGCGGGCCTCCACCACTTCCTCGGGCCCCAGGCCGCCGCCGAGTACCTGACGGGCTATCTCATCGAGAAAAGCCTGAGCGTCGACAACATCTTCGTCTTCGTCCTCGTCTTCACGCACTTCGCCGTGCCCAAGGACTGCCGCCACCGGGTCCTGTTCTGGGGCATCCTGGGCGCCCTGGCCATGCGCGCCGCGCTCATCGTGGCTGGAGCGGCGGTCATCGCGGCCTTCCACTGGCTCATCTACGTCTTCGGGGCCTTCCTCGTGTTCACGGGCGTGAAGATGCTCATCACCGTGGGCAAGGAACCGGACCTGGCGCGCAACCCCGTGAACCGCTTCATGCGCCGCCACTTCCGCGTGACCGAGGGCTACGAAGACCGCCACTTTTTCGTCCGGCGGAACGGTGCGTTGCACATCACGCCGCTGTTCATCGTCCTGGCGCTCATCGAATTCACGGACGTGGTCTTCGCCCTGGACTCCATTCCGGCCATCTTCGCCATCACCACGGATCCGTTCCTGGTCTACACCTCCAACGTCTTCGCCATCCTCGGCCTGCGGGCGCTCTACTTCGCCCTCGAGGGGGTCATCCACCGCTTCCACTACCTCAAGTACGGGCTCTCGCTGGTGCTCGTTCTCGTGGGCGCGAAGATGCTCCTGAACGCCTGGTTCGAGGCCAAGGTCATCCCCACGGAATGGGCCCTGGGGGCCACGGCCGCGATCATCGCGGGCTCCATGCTCATCTCGCTGCTCAAGACCCGCGCCGCGCCGGAAGAGGAGGACCGCAGACAGGCGGCCCGCTGGTGGGTGCCGGGAAGCCCGGCCAAAAAGGACGGCCCGACGGCCGACGACGGCGAAACCCGCAACAACTGAATACCGGCGGCTCGACGTCGGCGACTTTATGACGACGAGGCGACACCATGGACATCGACCCCCGCGAAGAAACGAATCCGCCGCTCCAGTCTTCTCCGGACTCCGATCCCGGCCCGGCGCCGCAAGAGTGTCACACCACGCGGACGGAAGACGTGGGCCCCCTGCACGCGCGCTTCTACCGGCCCTTCCTGCTGCTCGTCTTCATCGCGGCGGTGCTCCTGTTCGGGGCGCTTCTCTGGCCGTTCCGTCACGCGGTCTTCCTGGCCGCCATCCTGGCCCTGTTGCTCAACCCCCTGCGCCAGCGCCTGGCCGCGCTGATGCGGGGATCGCGGTTCCTCACCGCGGCCCTGCTCACCATCGCAACCCTGCTCTTCATC
This is a stretch of genomic DNA from Desulfovibrio aminophilus DSM 12254. It encodes these proteins:
- a CDS encoding efflux RND transporter periplasmic adaptor subunit — translated: MITLLLLTRPLHPARLLFRLLLPLTLSSLLLLPGCGGKEEKGKKPVPVSTATAEKRTMPVELKAVGSVEAYASVAIKTRLGGQILEQFVRDGQDVRQGDPLFRIDPRPYEAAVREARAKLERDQALLKKAADDLRRYSGLIEKNVISREQYEQTEANAKSLAATIRLNQAELESRELDLSYTLISSPIDGRVGHILVTQGNVIKANDDRDLAVINQIRPIYVTFAVPEQHVTAILQRMHEGTLPVEAYSSSDGSFLESGALASLDNAVDKTTGTIKLKAVFSNEKILLWPGQFVRVTLSLSSREGVVVVPSRAVQAGNKGQYVYVVTAQNAAELRPVKVGTIMDGLTIIDSGLEGGETVVTEGQIRLVPGAPVQAAKGAAAPAGAEGAKP
- a CDS encoding CerR family C-terminal domain-containing protein, which codes for MTQDGTRQRLLRAAGEIISRKGFRAATVREICARAEANVASVKYHFGNKRRLYEEVLQAAFEESIRDHPPDPGPDFPPAERLRAFIRSFVFRLHGSGRGSWFGMLLTREMYEPTEALDQLVQRAIRPMSKLLQERVRELGGPGLDDRAVLFCGLSVAAQCQHFFRSSEVVRRIDPSLRFDRQGLEELADHILAFSLAAIENYRRADSAGGRS
- a CDS encoding DUF169 domain-containing protein; translation: MTLSYQDMQRVLMEELRLYHYPVAVHFFFDDAELERFKAETEFYVPVKPMTFCQWEIAARMKGQTVLGAKETLGCSNALVGFGWKDIDENEIKSHLKYCRDAEQAERFVRSKTRLPLGALKAVSVGPLGEATLPPSTVHFYCDNMQAYHLCVDYMAAMDQHPLRSNITMNSSACGGNVYSYLEKSANLLPACSGSYNAGKTERGEINFVLQGEALAPTVERLLTRKRELGSGAITRPGDHFPGADVCKNCPLIIFKKS
- a CDS encoding Tim44 domain-containing protein is translated as MRHDTLSPIPPTNDGSFRTAPARSGAALFARRFFAALLAAAVLFASFDHAEAKRLGGGRSFGGGGSYSKPYNKPTPPPNQQGAPTQRQDNAGQNQQAAPGQQAGKAGGGLSRFGGIGGMIGGLLMGGMIGSLLFGGGFGGGFGLLEMLLVGVGIYMLMKFFRSRRAAQEQRTAPIGGERFAYASGPAASDPADVRDNADGWGSLRAGSSRQDATVPTGPVMPEGVDEAEFIAGAKALYSRLQASWDKRDLEDIRSFTTPEVFEEIARQAQEDPNPGKTDVLMVEARVVEVEREGSHTVMTVLFDALLREDQAASMPGQAREVWRIRRDESSAKPEWLLDGIQQLEN
- a CDS encoding TerC family protein, producing MSTAWMWIGFNLLVLALLALDLGVLHRGGREIGVRESLLLSLGYVILALAFGAGLHHFLGPQAAAEYLTGYLIEKSLSVDNIFVFVLVFTHFAVPKDCRHRVLFWGILGALAMRAALIVAGAAVIAAFHWLIYVFGAFLVFTGVKMLITVGKEPDLARNPVNRFMRRHFRVTEGYEDRHFFVRRNGALHITPLFIVLALIEFTDVVFALDSIPAIFAITTDPFLVYTSNVFAILGLRALYFALEGVIHRFHYLKYGLSLVLVLVGAKMLLNAWFEAKVIPTEWALGATAAIIAGSMLISLLKTRAAPEEEDRRQAARWWVPGSPAKKDGPTADDGETRNN